A stretch of DNA from Candidatus Pseudomonas phytovorans:
TGTACCTGTGGGAGCGGGCAAGCCCGCGAAAAAGCCAACCCGCTCTCACGTCAGCCCAACAGCTTCTGCACACCCAGGGTAATCGCCAAACCACCCCCAACCAGCCACAGGTTCAGAATTGCCCCGGTAGCCAGCGCCCGTGGGCCGGCCTGGCGAATCTGGCTGAAGCGCGTTTCCATCCCCAGCGCCGTCATGGCCATGGTCAGGGCAAAGGTGTCGAGGCTGTTCACCGCCTGGGTCACGCTACCCGGCAGTACCTGCAGTGAATTCACCAGGACCAGTGCAAGGAACCCGAAGGCGAACCAGGGCATCGCAATGCGCCCGTTGCCCTGCGCCAGGCCGGTTTTGCGCGAGCGGCTGATCCACAGGCCTACCACCAGCAGTACCGGCACCAGCAGCATTACCCGGGTCATCTTGACGATGGTGGCGATATGGGTGGCTTCAGGGCTGACGTTACTTGCTGCGCCCACCACCTGGGCGACTTCGTGAAGGGTACCGCCCAGGAACAGCCCCGCCCCCAGGGTGTCCAGGTGCAGCCAGCCGGCGTTGATGGCCAGCGGGTACAGGAACATCGACAAGGTGCCGAACAGCACCACGCTGCCGACTGCCATGGCGCTTTTGTGCGGGGCACTGCGCAATGCCGACTCGAAGGCCAGCACGGCGGCGGCGCCGCAGATGGCGCTGCCAGCGGCGGTCAGCAGGGCGGTATCGCGGTCCAGCTTGAGCAACTTCATGCCGCACCACAGGCCGATCAGCAGCGTGCTTGAAACCACCAGCAACGACACGATCAGCCCCGACCAGCCGACTTCGGCAATTTCCTGCAGGCTGACGCGCAGGCCAAAGAAGGCCACGGCAATGCGCAGCAGGCCGCGGGCGGAAAAGTTGATGCCGGCAGCCCAGCTGGCCGGTACACCATCGCGCAAGGCGTTGCCGTACAGCGCGCCAGCAACGATGCCGACGATCAACGGGCTGATGCCCAGGTTGGCGATGGCGGGCAGGGCGGCCAGCTGAGTGACCGCCAGTGCGAACAGCGCGACGAACAGGATGCCATTGAGCCGCCCTCGGGTAGAGAGGGTAGGCGTAATAGCGTGGTTGGACGGAACCGTGGCCATGTGAGTCCTCCGGAAAGGTGTTTCGACAAGGCCTACGTTAATCTGGTTATAAGCTTATAAAAAATCGTAATTTGAAATGGCAAATATCCGTTTAGCTGATATTTTTAAATCATGACCCCAGAACAGCTGATAACGTTTGCCACTGTTGCCGAGCACGGCAACATCAGCCATGCGGCCCAGTCCCTGCATTTGTCGCAACCGGCCGTGTCCGGCCAGCTCAAGCTGCTGCAGGAGGCCTTTGGCGAGCCGCTTTACCAGCGTGCCGGCCGTGGCGTGCGGTTGACCGCAGCCGGCGAGCAACTGCTGGCCCATGCCGAGCGCCTGCGCGAAACCTTCCGCCAGGCCCAGGCACTGCGTGAGGCCATGCGGGGGTTGGAGCGCGGTACCTTGCGGATCGGTGCCAGTACCACGCCCGCCAGTTACCTGCTGCCGTACCTGATCGCCGATTTCCACGCCAGCCACCCGGACGTGCTGGTGACTACGTCCCACGGCAACACGGCGGAGATCGTCGCTGCGCTGGACAGTGTCGACATCGCCCTGATCGAAGGACCGCCCGGGCAGGAACTGCCGTTGGGGACGCAAGTGACCGCCTGGCGCGAGGACGAGATCGTTGCCATCGTGCCCAGTGGCCATCCGCTGGCTGGCGCAGATCAGCAAACCCTGGCGTCGCTGGGCGCCTACCCGTTGGTGTTGCGCGAGAGCGGTTCGGGTGTACGGCAGATCGTCGAGCGGGCGTTTGCCCGCGATGGTGTGGCGATGCGCGTAGCCCTGGAAATTGCCGGGGTGGAAGGGGTGAAGGAGGCGGTGCGTGCGGGAATGGGGGTTGGCTTTGTGTCGGCAATGTCGATCCGTCATGAGGATGGGGCATTGCACCGGTTGCAGGTTGTCCCCCAGGCGTTGGTCAGGCGGTTCTCAATATTGATGCCGCATGCGGCCACGCCGTCGAGAGCGGCGGCGAGATTTCTTGAATTGTGTATAGACCTGCATTAGGCAGGGTGACGGTACTGGCCCATTCGCGGGTGAACCCGCACACACGCACAGTACAGTCTTCAAGAGCATTACGGGCAGTTCACCAATGTGGGTGCGGCCGTGCGCCCCGAAGGGTCGCGCGGACGGTCCCGCCGCTGCTATGCGGGGCGCAGGCTATCAGCATGATCAATGCGCGCAGCGGCTTTTATCGCCTTGCTCGGCCGGTGCCTTGCGTGCCGCCGCCAGAAGGGTTGCCAGCACAATCAACGCAGCACCCGCAGCCATGAGCAGGCTCGGCTGATCACCAAACAGCCACCAGGCCCCGATGATTGCATACACCGGCTCCAGCGCGATGATCATGCCGGCTGTGCGCGCTTCCAGGCCTTCCAGACTCTTGACGAAGAGGAACTGCGACAGCCCGGTGCAGAACACCCCCAGCAGCGCCAGGTTGACCCAGTCACTGCCCGCCAGGCTGGTGCTGCCTAGGTGGGTGAAGGCGAATGGTGCCACCAGCGCAGCCACCACCACGTTCTGCCAGAAGGCCACTTGCATGGCGTTCATGCTTGAGACATTGCGGCGGTTGGCCACGGTCAGCAGGGCGAATGCCAGGCCCGAGCCCAGGCCCCAGAGCAGGCCGATGGTGCCTTTGTCGAGCAGGTCGAAGGTCGGCACCACCAGTACCAGGCCCGCCGTGACCATCAGCAACAGCAAGCCTTGCACGGCACCAATGCGCTGGCCAAACACGCCCCGTTCAATCATGGCAATGAATGCCGGGAAGCTGGCGAAGCCCAGCGTAGCCACGGCCACACCACCGACTTTGACAGCGATGAAGAAGGTTACCCAGTGCGTGGCCAGAAGGGCGCCGGTCAGGCCGAGTATCGGCAGGTTGCGCAGGGTCAGCGCATCGAGCAGGCGTGTACCCTTGAGCCCGGCGACAAAGCCCAGGGCAATGAAGGCGAATGTGGCGCGGCCGAAGGTGATGATGCTGGCGTCGGCCTCGATCAGGTGACCGAGGATACCGGTCAGGCCGAACAGCACAGCGGCAATATGAGCAACGCACAGGGCGTTACGGTAGCCGGTGGCAGCACCGGCTACGGGGATTGAAGTCGCGATCATGGCAGTCAAGTCTTCACAATGTGGCGCGCGCATACACTCCCGGCTGCGCGACGCGGGTCTTTAATACTGGGAGTTTTATCGTTATGAGCCCGGACGAACTGCCCGGTGCAAAAAGGCGCCACAGCGTTGGAATTGTGAAGCGAGGCTGTTTTACTCGCGGGTACCACGTCGGCCAGCCCACGGCGCGGGGCTGGTCGATGGGTGTATTATCTTTGTATACAGTTATGTCAGCCGATCGCGGGCGACGTGTGTTTGTCTGATCGCGACATCAGCTGTTGCCTTGCAGCGCCGCGTCACTCGTCGCCGTAGTTCATGATCGACAGCAGGCGTATGGGCACCTGTACCAGCTGCTCCGGGCCGTGCGGGGTTTCGCCGTCGAAGGTCAGGCTGTCGCCAGCGTGCATGTGGTAGAGCTGGTTGCCATGGCGGTACACCAGCTCGCCCTCCAGCAAATGGAGGAACTCGGTACCAGGGTGGGCAAAGGTCGGGAACTCTTCGCTGGCGTCGTCCATGCTCACCATATAGGCCTCGAAATTCTTCTTCGGCCCCCTGGCGTGATTGAGCAAGTGGTAGGTGTGGCCCTTTTCGGTGCCGCGGCGCACCACTTCCAGCCCTTCGCCAGCCTTTACCAGCAGCGCATTGCCGTCGGGCTGGTCATATTGGCTGAACAGCTTGGCCATCGGCATGCCCAGTACGTCGCACAGGCGGCTGAGAGTGTCGAGGCTGGTGGACACCTGGGCGTTCTCGATCTTGCTCAGCATGCCCTGGCTGATGCCGGCAATGCGCGCCACATCGGCGAGCTTGAGGGACTGGGCCTGGCGCTGGCGCTTGATCTGCAGGCCCAGGTACTGCTCCAGGCGAAGGCGCGGTTCGGTTTGGGTCGACATCGAATGTCCTGCACGGTTTCAGTTCAAGAATAAAGATTTCGCACTGGGAAAGTGCGAATGGCCGCTGCGCTGGCCGCTTCTTTCCTCAGGTGAAAACTAGTTTCCCATAAATACAGCCTAAAAACCTGCCTGGGTTTTTGTGCAGCCTTACTGGCCTCTTCGCGGGCACGCCTGCTCCCACAGGGCTTTGCGGCGACTCTGTGGGAGCGGGCGAGCCCGCGAAGAGGCCAGCATAGGCAACTCAAAGCAGCACCCTGGACACAGTTGGCAAGCACATTGCATTCCTGTCAGGAAAGTAAGTTTCCTTAGCGGAATCATTGCCCCTTGCCCAGGAGTGTCCAACCCATGTTGCCAGCAGAAACCCAGCGCACCCTCGACCAACACGGCATCAAATACGTGCTGGCGCAGTTCGTCGATATCCATGGTTCGGCGAAGACCAAATCGGTGCCGGTATCGGGCCTGAAGATGGTAGCCGAGGAGGGTGCCGGTTTTGCCGGGTTCGCCATCTGCGGCATGGGCATGGAACCGCACGGCCCGGACTTCATGGCTCGCGGCGATCTGTCCACCTTGATCCCGGTGCCGTGGCAGCCAGGTTATGGCCGGGTGGTGTGCGTGGGCCATGTGAATGGCCAGCCTTGGCCCTACGACACCCGCCATGTGTTGCAGCAGCAGGTGCAGCGCCTGGCCGACAAGGGCTGGACCCTGAACACCGGCCTTGAGCCCGAATTCAGCCTGTTCCGCCGCGACCAAGGCGGCAAGCTGCAACTGGTGGACGCCTCCGACAACCTCGACAAGCCCTGCTACGACTACAAGGGGCTGTCACGTTCGCGCCTGTTCCTTGAAAAGCTGACTGAAGCGCTGCAGCCGGTGGGCTTCGACATCTACCAGATCGATCATGAAGACGCCAACGGCCAGTTCGAGATCAATTACACCTACAGCGACGCCATGGAATCGGCCGACCGCTTCACCTTCTTCCGCATGGCCGCCGGCGAGATCGCCAACGACCTGGGCATGATCTGCTCGTTCATGCCAAAGCCCGACCCCAAGCGCGCGGGTAACGGCATGCACTTTCACCTGTCGCTGGCCAGCAGCACCCACAAGAACCTGTTCCACGACCCGTCCGACAGCAGCGGGATGGGCCTGTCGAAACTGGCCTATCACTTTGCCGCAGGGTTGATGGCCCACGGCCCGGCGTTGTGCGCCTTTGCGGCACCCACGGTCAACTCCTACAAGCGCCTGGTGGTGGGCCGTTCGTTGTCCGGTTCTACGTGGGCCCCGGCCTTCGTCGCCTGGGGGGCCAACAACCGTTCGGCGATGGTGCGCATTCCTTATGGTCGCCTGGAGTTCCGCCTGCCGGACGCCGGGTGCAACCCGTACCTGGTCACCGCCGCGATCATCGCCGCGGGCCTCGATGGCATCGACCGCCAGCTGGAACCGGGCGAGATGTGCAATGAAAACCTCTACAACCTGAGCCTTGAAGAAATTGCCGCACGCGGCATCAAGACCCTGCCGCAATCGCTGAAAGAGGCCGCCGACGCGCTCGAAGCCGACCCGTTGTTCCGCGAGGTGCTGGGCGCCGAGATCGTCGACGAGTTCATCAAGCTCAAGCGCATGGAGTGGGTGGAGTACTGCCGCCACGTTTCCGACTGGGAAATCCAGCGTTACACCGAATTCTTCTGACCGCCGCCAATCCCCTGGGCGGCCAATACGAAAGCGCTCGCCCACTGCCTAGTAAGGAGCATCACCATGTGTGGAATCGTAGGTCTGTACCTGAAAAAGCCCGAGCTGGAAGCACAGCTTGGCAAGCTCTTCGAACCCATGCTCCAGGCCATGACCGACCGTGGCCCGGACAGCGCCGGCTTCGCCATCTATGGCGACGAAGTGGCCGATGGCTGGGTCAAGCTGACCCTGCAGGCCACTGACATCAGCTACCCCTGGGCCACCCTGATGGGCCAGCTGGAAGGCTGCCTGGGCTGCTCACTGGACTGGTTCCAGAACGCCAGCGCCGCCGTGCTCAAGGTGCACACGGATGAAGCCTCTGCCCGCGCGGCGTTGGCCGAGCTGGCCCCCGGTGTACGCATCATGAGCGCCGGGCAGAGCATCGAAATCCTCAAGGGCATGGGCTTGCCCGCGGAGATTTCCAGCCGCTTCGGCCTGGCCGGCATGAAGGGCAGCCACATCATCGGCCACACCCGCATGGCCACCGAAAGCGCAGTGACCATGGAAGGCAGCCACCCGTTCTCCACCGGCGCCGACCTGTGCCTGGTGCACAACGGCTCGCTGTCCAACCACTTCCGCCTGCGCCAGGAACTCAAGCGCGAAGGCATCAGCTTCGAGACCGACAACGACACCGAAGTGGCCGCCGGCTACCTGACCTGGCGCCTGCAGCAGGGCGACAGCCTGGCCCAGGCCCTGGATGGCGCGCTGGAAGACCTGGACGGTTTCTTCACTTTTGCCATCGGCACCCGCAACGGTTTTGCGGTGATCCGTGACCCGATTGCCTGCAAGCCGGCCGTGCTGGCCGAGACCGAAGACTACGTGGCCATGGCCTCGGAATACCAGGCGCTGGCCGGTCTGCCGGGCATCGAAAACGCCAAGGTCTGGGAACCGGCCCCGGCCACGCTTTACGTCTGGGAGCGCGAAAGCGCCTGACCTGCCACCGAACCCCTGGAGAACCTTATGAAGACGATCGACCTTTCCAGCACTTCGGTGCGTGTGCTCAACCAGTCCCTGCACGGCGAGGTGCAGGACCTCGAATGGCAAGTGACCCACCCTGGCGGGAAGCACAACCTGGCTGTGGGTATCAACGCCGCCGTGGCCGTGGATATCGAAGGCCATGCCGGCTACTACTGCGCCGGCATGAACCAACAGGCCAGCGTCACCGTACACGGCAACGTGGGTGTGGGTGTGGCCGAGAACATGATGTCCGGCTCGGTGCGGGTCAAGGGCAGTGCCTCCCAGGCCGCTGGTGCCACCGCCCATGGCGGGCTGCTGGTGATCGAGGGCGATGCCGGTGCCCGTTGCGGTATTTCCATGAAAGGCGTGGACATTGTTGTGGGCGGCAGCATCGGCCACATGAGCTGCTTCATGGGCCAGGCCGGGCGGCTGGTGGTGTGTGGCGACGCCGGCGATGCGCTGGGCGACTCGCTGTATGAGGTGCGCATCTACGTCAAGGGCTCGGTGCAGTCGCTGGGCTCGGACTGCATCGAGAAAGAAATGCGCGCCGAACACCTGCAAGAGCTGCAGGAACTGCTGAACAAGGCCGGCCTGGACCACAAGGCCGCCGATTTCAAACGCTACGGCTCGGCCCGCCAGCTGTACAACTTCAAAGTCGACAACGCCAGCGCGTACTGATCCAGGAGCATTCCCATGAGCGAGCAATTCCCCCCGGTACTGCGTGAGTCGGCCACCTTCGATCGCCTGACCATCCAGGAAATCCAGCGTGCTGCCGAAACCGGCATCTACGACATTCGCGGTGGCGGCACCAAGCGCCGTGTGCCGCACTTTGACGACCTGTTACTGCTGGGCGCCAGCGTGTCGCGCTACCCCCTGGAAGGCTACCGCGAGAAGTGCGGCACCGACGTGGTGCTTGGCAACCGCTTTGCGAAAAAGCCGATCCACCTGAAAATCCCGGTGACCATCGCCGGCATGAGCTTTGGCGCGCTGTCGGCCAACGCCAAGGAAGCGCTGGGCCGTGGTGCGACCATCGCCGGTACCAGCACCACCACCGGCGACGGTGGCATGACCCCGGAAGAGCGCGGCCAGTCGCAGCACCTGGTGTATCAGTACCTGCCATCGCGCTACGGCATGAACCCCGACGACCTGCGCAAAGCCGATGCTATCGAGATCGTCCTCGGGCAGGGCGCCAAGCCGGGCGGTGGCGGCATGCTGCTGGGCATGAAGGTGACCGAGCGGGTGGCCGGCATGCGCACCTTGCCCATTGGCGTGGACCAGCGCAGTGCTTGCCGCCACCCGGACTGGACAGGGCCGGACGACCTGGCGATCAAGATTGCCGAGATCCGCGAGATCACCGACTGGGAAAAACCCATCTACGTGAAGATCGGCGCCAGCCGCCCGTACTACGACGTCAAGCTGGCGGTGAAGGCCGGTGCTGATGTGATCGTGCTCGACGGCATGCAGGGCGGTACCGCAGCGACTCAGGAAGTGTTCATCGAGCACGTCGGCATCCCGATCCTGCCGGCCATCCCGCAGGCAGTGCAGGCGCTGCAGGAAATGGGCATGCACCGCAAGGTGCAGCTGATCGTCTCTGGCGGTATCCGCAACGGTGCCGACGTGGCCAAGGCCATGGCCCTGGGCGCAGATGCAGTGGCCATTGGTACGGCGGCGCTGATTGCCTTGGGTGACAACCACCCGCGACTGGACAGCGAGCTGAAGAAGATTGGCTCGGCGGCAGGTTTCTATGACGACTGGCAGAACGGCCGTGACCCGGCAGGCATCACTACCCAGGACCCGGAGCTATCCAAGCGGCTGAACCCGGAAGAGGCGGGGCGCCGGTTGGCCAACTACCTGCGGGTGCTGGTGCTGGAGGCGCAGACCATGGCGCGCGCGTGTGGCAAGTCGCACCTGCACAACCTTGACCCTGAGGACCTGGTGGCGTTGACCGTGGAAGCGGCGGCCATGGCGCGGGTGCCGTTGGCGGGTACCGCGTGGGTGCCGGGGCAGGCGCAGTACTGATCCACCGGTAATTGGGGCCGCGTTGCGGCCCTTCGCGGGCACGCCCGCTCCCACAGGTACAGCACGGGGCTTGAGATCTGTGCAACCCCTGTGGGAGCAGGCGTGCCCGCGAAGGGCTGCAAAGCAGCCCCAAGGGCCATCCATCATTCACACAGGAGTGACTCCATGAAGCACCTCACCCTCGCTGTAATGTTGTTAGCCCTGACTTCCCGGGCCCAGGCCGCCGAACCTGTCCTGGACACCGGCAACACCGCCTGGATGATCTGCGCCGCAATGTTCGTGCTGATGATGTGCATCCCGGGCCTGGCGCTGTTCTACGGCGGCATGGTACGGGCCAAGAACTTCCTCTCGGTGTTTACCCAGTTGTTCGCCGTGGCCGGGGTGATCGGCATCCTCTGGGTGCTGTTCGGCTACAGCCTGGTGGTCGACACCAGCGGCATGGTCGAAGGCCAGCTCACCCTCAACAGTTTCATCGGGGGGCTGGACAAGGCACTGATGCTGGATATCGGCCATGACAGCCTGGTCGGCACCATCCCCGAGGGCGTGTTTGCAGTATTTCAGCTGACGTTCGCCATCATCACCCCGGCGCTGATTGCCGGGGGTTTTGCCGAACGCATGAAGTTCAGTGCCTCGCTGCTGTTCATGGCGGCGTGGTTCGTGCTGGTGTACGCGCCGATCGCCCATATGGTGTGGGGCGGGCCGGGGGCGCTGATGGTCAACTGGGGCGTGCTGGACTTCGCCGGTGGTACTGCGGTGCATATCAACTCCGGTGTGGCTGCCTTGGCTGCGGCGTTGATGCTGGGCAAGCGCAAGGGCTACCCGCAGGTGGCCATGCCGCCGCACAACCTCGGCTTTACCCTGGTGGGTGCGGGGCTGCTGTGGGTGGGCTGGTTCGGCTTCAACGTGGGGTCGGGGCTGGCGGCCAACGAGGGGGCGGGGGTGGTGATGCTGGCGACCATGGTGGCGGCTTGTGCCGGCATTGTCGGCTGGTTGCTGACCGAGAAGGTCATGCATGGTCGGCCAACCGCGCTTGGCGCGGCTTCTGGTGCGCTGGCCGGGTTGGTGGGTATCACGCCGGCCTGTGCCTTTGTCGGGCCACTTGGGGCCTTGGTGATCGGCTTGCTGACCGGGGCCATCTGCTTCTTTGCCGTCACCCGGTTGAAGCAAGTACTGGGTTATGACGACAGCCTGGATGTGTTCGGCCTGCATGGTGTAGGCGGCATGGTCGGGGCGATTCTGACCGGGGTGTTTGCGGCGCCGGCGCTGGGCGGCTACGTGGAGGGCGTTTCGCCGATCGGGCAGGCACTGGTGCAGTTGAAGGGGGTAGCATTCACGTTCATCTATTGCTTCGTGGTGAGTTGGGCGATTCTGGGTGCCATCAAACTGACCATCGGGCTGCGGGCCAGCCGGGAAGAGGAAGAGCAGGGGCTGGACCTTGCGGAGCACAATGAGCGGGCCTACAACCTCTGATTGATCTGTTGCCTGTGCCGGCCTCTTCGCGGGACAAGCCCGCTCCCACAGGTCCCCTCAGCATTGGAAACCTGTGGCTGTCCTGTGGGAGCGGGCTTGTCCCGCGAAGAGGCCGGTACAGGTTGAATCAGTGCCCCATGGCCAACTTGGCGCTCGTCTGCCGACGACGGTAGGCACTGTCACGGCTGGCCAGCCACCAATACAGCGGCGAGGTCACCGCCAGCCCGACCAGCCAAGACAAGTCAGCCCCGTTGATGTGCTCGGAAATCGGCCCGACGTACAGTGGCGTGTTCATGAACGGGATCTGCACCGCGATGCCCACCGCATAGGCGATCAGCGCTTGCGGGTTGTAGCGCCCATAAATACCGCCATCAACCTGGAAGATCGACTGGATGTCGTAGTCACCTTTGTGGATGGCGTAGAAGTCGATCAGGTTGATCGCCGTCCACGGCACCAGCACCACCAGCAGCACCAGCACCATGTCGACGAAGTGGCCGATGAAGTCCGCCGAGGCGAACACCGCCACCACGCTGCAGGCCGACAGCACGATCAGCGACAGCACGGCGCGGCTTTTGGCGGTGGGGATCCAGCGGTAGGCGAAGGTTTGCACCAGGGTGATGATCGAAAGCACCGCGCCGTACAGGTTCAGGGCGTTATGGCTGATCACGCTGAGCAGGAACAGCACCAGCATGATCGGGCCCAGGGTGCCGGTGGCCAGCTTGACCGCATCCATGGTGTCCATGCCGGCCGGGATTGCCAGTACCGCCACGGCGCCGAAGATGAACGACAGGCTCGAACCCAGGGCCGAGCCCAGGTAGGTGGTCCAGAAGGTCGAGCTGACTTTCACATCTGCCGGCAGGTAGCGCGAGTAGTCCGATACATAAGGCGCGAAGGCAATCTGCCACAGCGCCGCCAGCGACACGGTGGCCAGCCAGCCGGCCAGGTTGAAGCCGCCGCGGGTGAGGAAGTCGTCGCTTTGCACATGGGTGAAGATGTAAGCGAAACCGACCACGATACCGATGCCCAGCACCCAGGTGCCGATACGGTTGAGCACATGGATGAAGCGGTAGCCGATGATGCCGATGATGCCCGACCCCAACGCACCGATAACGATGCCCACCGGCACCGGTACGGCCTCGACCACACCATGCAGCGACTTGCCGGCGAGGACGATGTTGGAGGCGAAGAAACCGATGTACATGACCCCGGCGATCACCACCACCAGCAGCGCACCGAGGGTGCCGAACTGGGCGCGGCTCTGGATCATCTGCGGGATGCCCATTTGCGGGCCTTGTGCCGAGTGCAGCGCCATCAGCACACCACCGACCAAGTGGCCGACCAGGATGGCAACGATGCCCCAGATCAGGTTCAGGTGAAACAGCTGCACGCCCAGCGCGCCGGTGACGATGGGCAGCGGCGCAATGTTGCCGCCGAACCACAGTGTGAACAGATCCCTTACCTTTCCATGGCGGTCTTGCGGGGGCACGTAGCCGATCGTGTGTTTTTCTATGAGGGGTGCCGAATTGGCTGCACTGGTCATGACTGACTCCAAGGCAAGGTAGGGCATCGGGAACTGCCCGGGGGCGTGCCGGCGAAGGGCAACGCGTTCTTGTTGGAGCGATGATGCGGGGCGCTGGGGTAACGGGAAATTAGTAAATTTGTACCCATAAACCTTAAAAAACCTAAGGCTGACAAAAGCTTAAGCGGTGGACGGTAGCAAGGAGAGTGCCAGCTGGCGGGAAGGCTTGAGGTAGAGGGCTTTGGCTTCGGCCTGGCGTGAAGTGGTGTGCATTGGTGGTGCGTCGTGCGCGTTTACAGCGCACCGGAATTCACGGCTACATCGGCAACAACCGGTCCTGAATCACTTCCTTCATCACCAGTGTCGAGCTCAGCCGCTTCACATTGGGAATGCTGGTCAGTTGCTCGTCATACAGCTTTTGAAAGGCCGGCAGGTCCTTGGCTACCACATGCAACAGGTAGTCCGGGTCACCGAACAGGCGCTGCGCTTCGACTATCTGCGGGATTTCGGCCAGTGCCGCCTCAAAGTCCGCCACCGGCTGCCGGGTCACCTCGCGCAGCGTCACGAATACCAACGCGGCAAAGTTCAGCCCCAGGGCGCTCGGCGCAAGGCGGGCGTGATAGCCCAGAATCGCTCCGGACTCTTCCAGTGCCTTCAAGCGCCGGTGGCAGGGCGACAGGCTGAGCCCTACGCGATCGGCCAGTTCAGTTACCGACAACCGCCCATCTTTTTGCAGTTCGGCAAGGATCTTTCGATCTGTTCGGTCCATAGAGGGAGAATCTTCTAGT
This window harbors:
- a CDS encoding protein glxC produces the protein MKTIDLSSTSVRVLNQSLHGEVQDLEWQVTHPGGKHNLAVGINAAVAVDIEGHAGYYCAGMNQQASVTVHGNVGVGVAENMMSGSVRVKGSASQAAGATAHGGLLVIEGDAGARCGISMKGVDIVVGGSIGHMSCFMGQAGRLVVCGDAGDALGDSLYEVRIYVKGSVQSLGSDCIEKEMRAEHLQELQELLNKAGLDHKAADFKRYGSARQLYNFKVDNASAY
- a CDS encoding LysR family transcriptional regulator, giving the protein MTPEQLITFATVAEHGNISHAAQSLHLSQPAVSGQLKLLQEAFGEPLYQRAGRGVRLTAAGEQLLAHAERLRETFRQAQALREAMRGLERGTLRIGASTTPASYLLPYLIADFHASHPDVLVTTSHGNTAEIVAALDSVDIALIEGPPGQELPLGTQVTAWREDEIVAIVPSGHPLAGADQQTLASLGAYPLVLRESGSGVRQIVERAFARDGVAMRVALEIAGVEGVKEAVRAGMGVGFVSAMSIRHEDGALHRLQVVPQALVRRFSILMPHAATPSRAAARFLELCIDLH
- the glnT gene encoding type III glutamate--ammonia ligase yields the protein MLPAETQRTLDQHGIKYVLAQFVDIHGSAKTKSVPVSGLKMVAEEGAGFAGFAICGMGMEPHGPDFMARGDLSTLIPVPWQPGYGRVVCVGHVNGQPWPYDTRHVLQQQVQRLADKGWTLNTGLEPEFSLFRRDQGGKLQLVDASDNLDKPCYDYKGLSRSRLFLEKLTEALQPVGFDIYQIDHEDANGQFEINYTYSDAMESADRFTFFRMAAGEIANDLGMICSFMPKPDPKRAGNGMHFHLSLASSTHKNLFHDPSDSSGMGLSKLAYHFAAGLMAHGPALCAFAAPTVNSYKRLVVGRSLSGSTWAPAFVAWGANNRSAMVRIPYGRLEFRLPDAGCNPYLVTAAIIAAGLDGIDRQLEPGEMCNENLYNLSLEEIAARGIKTLPQSLKEAADALEADPLFREVLGAEIVDEFIKLKRMEWVEYCRHVSDWEIQRYTEFF
- a CDS encoding DMT family transporter, with the translated sequence MIATSIPVAGAATGYRNALCVAHIAAVLFGLTGILGHLIEADASIITFGRATFAFIALGFVAGLKGTRLLDALTLRNLPILGLTGALLATHWVTFFIAVKVGGVAVATLGFASFPAFIAMIERGVFGQRIGAVQGLLLLMVTAGLVLVVPTFDLLDKGTIGLLWGLGSGLAFALLTVANRRNVSSMNAMQVAFWQNVVVAALVAPFAFTHLGSTSLAGSDWVNLALLGVFCTGLSQFLFVKSLEGLEARTAGMIIALEPVYAIIGAWWLFGDQPSLLMAAGAALIVLATLLAAARKAPAEQGDKSRCAH
- a CDS encoding glutamine amidotransferase family protein, coding for MCGIVGLYLKKPELEAQLGKLFEPMLQAMTDRGPDSAGFAIYGDEVADGWVKLTLQATDISYPWATLMGQLEGCLGCSLDWFQNASAAVLKVHTDEASARAALAELAPGVRIMSAGQSIEILKGMGLPAEISSRFGLAGMKGSHIIGHTRMATESAVTMEGSHPFSTGADLCLVHNGSLSNHFRLRQELKREGISFETDNDTEVAAGYLTWRLQQGDSLAQALDGALEDLDGFFTFAIGTRNGFAVIRDPIACKPAVLAETEDYVAMASEYQALAGLPGIENAKVWEPAPATLYVWERESA
- a CDS encoding helix-turn-helix domain-containing protein, translating into MSTQTEPRLRLEQYLGLQIKRQRQAQSLKLADVARIAGISQGMLSKIENAQVSTSLDTLSRLCDVLGMPMAKLFSQYDQPDGNALLVKAGEGLEVVRRGTEKGHTYHLLNHARGPKKNFEAYMVSMDDASEEFPTFAHPGTEFLHLLEGELVYRHGNQLYHMHAGDSLTFDGETPHGPEQLVQVPIRLLSIMNYGDE
- a CDS encoding FMN-binding glutamate synthase family protein yields the protein MSEQFPPVLRESATFDRLTIQEIQRAAETGIYDIRGGGTKRRVPHFDDLLLLGASVSRYPLEGYREKCGTDVVLGNRFAKKPIHLKIPVTIAGMSFGALSANAKEALGRGATIAGTSTTTGDGGMTPEERGQSQHLVYQYLPSRYGMNPDDLRKADAIEIVLGQGAKPGGGGMLLGMKVTERVAGMRTLPIGVDQRSACRHPDWTGPDDLAIKIAEIREITDWEKPIYVKIGASRPYYDVKLAVKAGADVIVLDGMQGGTAATQEVFIEHVGIPILPAIPQAVQALQEMGMHRKVQLIVSGGIRNGADVAKAMALGADAVAIGTAALIALGDNHPRLDSELKKIGSAAGFYDDWQNGRDPAGITTQDPELSKRLNPEEAGRRLANYLRVLVLEAQTMARACGKSHLHNLDPEDLVALTVEAAAMARVPLAGTAWVPGQAQY
- a CDS encoding YeiH family protein produces the protein MATVPSNHAITPTLSTRGRLNGILFVALFALAVTQLAALPAIANLGISPLIVGIVAGALYGNALRDGVPASWAAGINFSARGLLRIAVAFFGLRVSLQEIAEVGWSGLIVSLLVVSSTLLIGLWCGMKLLKLDRDTALLTAAGSAICGAAAVLAFESALRSAPHKSAMAVGSVVLFGTLSMFLYPLAINAGWLHLDTLGAGLFLGGTLHEVAQVVGAASNVSPEATHIATIVKMTRVMLLVPVLLVVGLWISRSRKTGLAQGNGRIAMPWFAFGFLALVLVNSLQVLPGSVTQAVNSLDTFALTMAMTALGMETRFSQIRQAGPRALATGAILNLWLVGGGLAITLGVQKLLG